Sequence from the Microbacterium sp. 1.5R genome:
ACCCGGGTCGGGGTCAGCTTCTCGACGGTGCTGTTCGCCATTCTGGTGTGCTCTCCTTGTGATTTCCGCGCTGAATCGCGGCTGTCAGGCCGTTGAAGCCATGTCGGGGCGACAGGAGTTGAACCTGCGACCTCCCGCTCCCAAAGCGGGCGCTCTACCAAACTGAGCTACGCCCCGGGGAATCCGCATGCAGATTCAGCCCCACCGAGTCTAACGGACACGAGCACCTCCGTCAGTCCGCTATGATCGATGAGTCGGCACAGTCCTCCCGGATGCAGCTGACAACGGGGCTGTAGCTTAGTGGTAAAGCCTCTGTCTTCCAAACAGATGATGCGAGTTCGATTCTCGTCAGCCCCTCCACTCGAGAAAGGCCCCCGCGATGCGGGGGCCTTTCTCGTCCCCGGGGGTTCTCGCACCGGACGGCTCACTGATTAGAGTCATCATGAGCCGGTTCCCCACGGAGGTCCCCCCGCATGACTGCATCCGTCGACGTGGCCACCTCCCCCGCCGGAGGCCACGCACTCCCCCCGCACTTCGCCAGCACCGACGACGCAGCGCCGAAGCGCCGAGGACGGCGCATCGGGTTCATGCTGGGCGCTGCGGGAGTCCTGGTCGCGGCGGCCGTCGGCGTGCTCCAGGTCACCGCCAGCCTCGGATACGACGGGGCACGCGCCGAGTTCGACGCAGCGGCGGCCTCGGCTCGCGACAGCGCGACGACGGTCCAGCAGGAGCTCGACACGCTCACATCCGTCACCGATGTCGCTGATCTGCTGAAGACGGCCGATACCGGCGTGCTCACCGTGCCCTCCGCGAGGGACGCGCTCACGACGGCGTCGACGGATGCCGATGAAGCCGCCGGCCCGGCGAAGGAACTGCTCACCGAACCCCTGCCTTCGGCGGATTCCAAGCCGTCGGCGTTCTGGGAGCTCTTCGCAGCATCCGATCAGCTCGCCGTCGACGCCGGCGACCTGGACGACCTGGCTGCCGACCTCGACGCGGCGACACCTGCGATGACCGCCGCCAGTGCCGAAGTGACCGAGGCCGGCGTGGCCCTCCTGCGCTCGGCGGCCGACGCAGCCCCGGCTTTCGAGTCGGCACACCTCTCGGCCAAGAACGACGCCGTCATCGCCCTGCGCGATGCGGCGTCGCGAGTACCCGACACCATGCTCCTCGATGTGACGACGGTCGAATCACTGGTGTCCATGCAGGACGCCGCAGGACAGGTCGTGGCGACCGAACAGGCCGAACTCGCCGAGAAGGCGGGACCGCTGCAGGGCGATCGCCTCGAGATCGAGGCGTTCGCCCGGTCGCTCGCACCCGGGGTGCTGCTCGAGTTCGACTGGAACCAGATCGTCAACAACGCCGGTTCCAACGGCAGCATGGGAGGCCTCACGACCTGGTGGTGGGACGATCCCGACCGCGCCGTCATCGAGCTGTCGAACTCGGTCGCCGAGCAGTGGCCGGCGGACCGGAGCAAGGCTCTCATCGCCCACGAGGTCGGCCACGCGATCAGCGTGAAGTGCGAGGACATGTACGACTCGTCGACGCAGGACAGCATCGAGAAGTGGGCCACGGCCTGGGCGATCAGCATGGGCTTCACCGACGATGCCAACGGCGTCTGGGCGTACGGCTACCCGCCTCAGTCCTACATCGACGCCGCGTACGGGTGCCGGTGAGCACGTCCGCCTGGTACGAGAGAAGCCGCCGCGATCGGATCGCGGCGGCTTCTGTCAGGAGATCAGATCGAGGTCACTGACCCCGACGCTCACGCAGCTGGGTGAGCGCATCTTCGAGAAGCTGGACGGCTTCTGCGTCGGTGCGACGCTCCTTCACATACGCGAGATGCGTCTTGTAGGGCTCCGGCTTCGCGAGGGCAGGCGGGTTGGCCTTGTCGCGACCCGCCGGAAGACCGGACTGCGGGTGGTCGATCGTCTCGGGGATCTCCTCTTCAGGGAGCCCCGCGGCGAAGTAGCGGACCGTCTCGTTGCCGAGACCGTCCCAGTACGAGACCGCGATGCGGTCGGCGTGGTAGCCGTGGTCCTGCTCGCCCATGGGGCCGGAACCCACTCGGGTCCCTCGGATCGCGTTGCCGCCGGTAGCCATCAGATCACCTCGAACTTCGTGATGAGACCGAGCGCCACGATCGACACGAACCACGCCAGAGCGAGGATGACCGTGAAGCGATTGAGATTGCGCTCAGCGAGACCCGACGAGCCGACAGCTGACGTCATGCCTCCACCGAACATGTCGGAGAGGCCGCCACCGCGACCCTTGTGGAGGAGGATGAGGAGAGTCAGCAGGACGCTGGTTATGCCCAGCACCACCTGCAGGACGAACTCGAGAATTTCCACGAGGAAGAGCCTTTCGCTGGGGCAGGATTGCCCCGGTAACGGTCAAGTATACGGTGCGGCGGGGCCGGAGCCCCGCCACACTCACACGCCGACGTGCTTCTCGAAGCGGATGATCGCCGCGAACTCGTCGACCACGAGGCTCGCGCCTCCGACGAGTGCGCCATCGACATCAGGCTCGCGCATGAAGCTGGCGATGTTGGCCGCCTTGACCGATCCGCCGTACAGGATCCGGGTGCGCGCCGCAGCGTCGTCACCGAGAACCTTGGCGATCACCGTGCGCAGCGCAGCGCAGACATCCTGCGCCTGCTGCGGCGTCGCCGCCTGTCCGGAGCCGATGGCCCAGACCGGCTCGTACGCCACGACGATGTCCGCATCCTTCGACAGACCCTGGAGAGCGGCCTCGAGCTGCCCCGCGGGCACTGCGCTGGCCCCGAACTTCTCGAGGTCCTCAGCCGTCTCCCCGACGCAGATGACGGGCGACAGACCGTGCTTCAGCGCGGCCTTCGTCTTGGCCGCGACGACGTCATCGGACTCCGCGTGGTATTCACGGCGCTCCGAGTGACCGATGATCACGTACTTCGCATCGAGCTTCGCCAGGAAGGCTCCCGAGATCTCCCCGGTGTAGGCGCCGGAGTCGTGAGCCGAGAGGTCCTGCGCGCCGAGGGCGAACGGGATCTTGTCGGCGTCGATGAGCGTCTGCACGCTGCGGATGTCGGTGAAGGGCGGGAAGACCGCAACCTCGACCGAGCCGTCCTCGTGCTTGGCGTCCTTGAGCGTCCAGTGCAGCTTCTGCACGAAGGCGACCGCCTGCAGGTGGTCGAGATTCATCTTCCAGTTTCC
This genomic interval carries:
- a CDS encoding RNA polymerase-binding protein RbpA, with amino-acid sequence MATGGNAIRGTRVGSGPMGEQDHGYHADRIAVSYWDGLGNETVRYFAAGLPEEEIPETIDHPQSGLPAGRDKANPPALAKPEPYKTHLAYVKERRTDAEAVQLLEDALTQLRERRGQ
- the secG gene encoding preprotein translocase subunit SecG, with translation MEILEFVLQVVLGITSVLLTLLILLHKGRGGGLSDMFGGGMTSAVGSSGLAERNLNRFTVILALAWFVSIVALGLITKFEVI
- the tpiA gene encoding triose-phosphate isomerase, translating into MGVNTRTPLIAGNWKMNLDHLQAVAFVQKLHWTLKDAKHEDGSVEVAVFPPFTDIRSVQTLIDADKIPFALGAQDLSAHDSGAYTGEISGAFLAKLDAKYVIIGHSERREYHAESDDVVAAKTKAALKHGLSPVICVGETAEDLEKFGASAVPAGQLEAALQGLSKDADIVVAYEPVWAIGSGQAATPQQAQDVCAALRTVIAKVLGDDAAARTRILYGGSVKAANIASFMREPDVDGALVGGASLVVDEFAAIIRFEKHVGV